In a genomic window of Sutcliffiella sp. FSL R7-0096:
- a CDS encoding MFS transporter: MNQSTKLPFTPPFYYGWVIVAMAAMSVFFSGPGQTYSISIFITAYLEHFGWSSTLVSTMYLFATLFAGFLLFVIGRFVDRFGQRRMTVFVAAMLGIACIFNAFLLGPVMLFIGFFLLRLFGQGSLTLIPGTLIPQWFVIKRGRAMSFLAFGSFISAAALPPANAWLIDQFGWQISWFVWGGLLLGVFLPLAYFFIRNKPEDVGLFPDNVALNELQNEASNRPSIFEEAWTVKEAMKTKQFWLLLFCVAVPSMVNTGIVFHFVPIMAESNIGRTEAAFILSLMAIVSFPFTFIAGFAVEKIKVNYIIALVFFGQIGIMFLLVSTDSYYTAILFGIARGVVGGFEAISLGIIWPNYFGRANIGSIKGVSSTVMVIGSAFGPLPFALAYDFYGGYQEILYLMMLFPLIGMVFAVVARKPNKDRVLVHKKVS; the protein is encoded by the coding sequence CCACCTTTTTATTATGGTTGGGTTATTGTTGCAATGGCAGCAATGTCGGTCTTTTTTTCAGGTCCGGGTCAGACATATTCTATTTCCATCTTTATCACTGCTTATCTTGAGCATTTCGGGTGGAGTAGTACCTTAGTATCAACCATGTACCTTTTTGCCACCCTTTTTGCAGGATTTCTGCTCTTTGTGATTGGGAGATTTGTAGATAGATTCGGCCAAAGACGTATGACAGTATTTGTTGCAGCGATGTTGGGAATCGCTTGCATCTTTAATGCATTCCTATTGGGACCAGTTATGTTGTTTATAGGATTCTTCCTGTTAAGACTTTTCGGTCAAGGATCTTTAACCCTGATACCAGGCACGCTCATTCCTCAGTGGTTCGTTATTAAGAGAGGAAGAGCCATGAGTTTTTTGGCTTTTGGAAGTTTTATCAGTGCAGCTGCCTTACCTCCAGCGAATGCTTGGTTAATTGACCAATTTGGATGGCAGATTTCTTGGTTCGTTTGGGGTGGATTACTGTTAGGAGTATTTCTTCCTTTGGCCTATTTTTTTATTCGTAACAAACCGGAAGATGTCGGTCTTTTTCCTGACAATGTTGCACTAAATGAGTTGCAGAATGAAGCCAGTAATCGTCCTTCCATATTTGAAGAAGCATGGACAGTAAAGGAAGCTATGAAAACCAAGCAATTTTGGTTATTGCTCTTTTGTGTTGCCGTCCCATCCATGGTGAATACAGGTATTGTTTTTCACTTTGTCCCAATCATGGCTGAAAGCAATATCGGACGAACAGAAGCAGCATTTATTCTGAGCCTGATGGCGATTGTATCATTTCCTTTTACCTTTATTGCAGGCTTTGCTGTCGAAAAAATAAAAGTCAATTACATCATTGCCTTGGTGTTTTTTGGGCAGATTGGAATAATGTTTTTACTTGTGAGCACAGATTCCTATTACACTGCTATCTTGTTTGGAATTGCTCGAGGAGTTGTTGGAGGGTTTGAAGCCATAAGTTTAGGAATTATTTGGCCGAACTATTTTGGAAGAGCCAATATTGGAAGCATTAAAGGTGTTTCCTCCACTGTTATGGTAATCGGTTCGGCATTTGGCCCACTGCCATTTGCTCTTGCCTATGATTTTTATGGTGGATATCAAGAAATACTTTATCTTATGATGCTATTTCCACTAATCGGAATGGTCTTCGCGGTTGTAGCAAGGAAACCAAATAAAGATAGGGTTTTGGTTCATAAAAAGGTTTCATAA